The DNA sequence TATTGCCCCATTGATGTGTTTCACAGCCTTGAGGATCCACCTCTCCTCAGCAACCAAAGAAGTGCTGGATGAGTTTGGCTATTTTGAACTCCAAGAAAGAGGGGAGGTAGAAATGAAGGTAAGGCCACAATGAATAATGCATGTGTTGTTGTCAGCATTATCTGTAATGGCTTCATGTATTCAATACTGTCTGATAAATGAATATGATAGATTTTCTTTTAAAGAATACAAAAgtgttttgtcacatacaccagataggtgcagtgaaatctgttgttttacagggtcagctatagtgACATGTGGTCTTGTGATTCCCATTCTGTTTATTATATGCAGTGCATTTCAGTAGATCGCAGCTCTGGATCTCTCAGATTACGAGTGTCGTAAAAAAGATGGTTGTACTCTCCTGTTGAAATGGAAGAAAAGCATAAAGTCTGGTTATGAAGAGTAGCGTACTCTCTCTAGTTTTAACAGGCCCAGATAATGCCAGGGTCACCCTCTCTCTAGTTTTAACAGGCCCAGATAATGCCAGGGTCACCCTCTCTAGTTTTAACAGGCCCAGATAATGCCAGGGTCACCCTCTCTCTAGTTTTAACAGGCCCAGATAATGCCAGGGTCACCCTCTCTCTAGTTTTAACAGGCCCAGATAATGCCAGGGTCACCCTTTAAGGAAGAGAAGCCCTTTTGTGTATCTATCACTACCAATCATCTCCATTGATGAGCCTATTGATTTCTGTGTTTTTCCAGGGCAAAGGCAAAATGAGAACCtattggcttgagggggagaAGAGTGATGTGTACGTTATCTGAGAGGCCTGCTGATAGCTGTGCCCACAGTGGAGCCAACCACAGAGGCTACACAGTGGCACAGTCAGCCAATGCTTTATTTGTTCTAGAATAAGTCCTAAAGGTGATTCCCTCCCCAAAAGCGGAAAAACAATATTTACTGAATTAGACCTTTTTGGAAAAGAAGGGATGTTCAACGGTATGTTTATAAGTACGGTTACTGCCCCAAAAATGTTAAGATGTTTTGTATGGAGAATCTTTCTGTCCTGAGATTGAGTACTTTCTATATTAAGATTTGTATAATGTGTTTGGAAGTCAATTCTGTACTAATATTTCCATACAGCGTTCATAACGGATGGGCGCACAGTGTAATAGATGTCAATGCAGAGGTCCGAGTTCCacagtggtgttatacagtacaagatgatatatgtatatatgtatatccAAGATATTGTAAGATATTTTGTTCAATAAACTGAGTACAATACAACTGTGTTTCATACATTGTTCAGATAATATTATTTATGTTCAACCTATGTGTTTTCATAGTCGTGTGTGAGTCGGTGCACTGCGTTGTTCATGTGCTTTTGCTAAAAACATTTCATGATTTAGTAAATCAGATTTTTACAAAAGAATAACATTTTGAAATATCATCATTGACGGTAAAAGGGGGACATTTCTTGTAACCAGCTCACTATTTATACGTCCTAACTTTTATACAGACCCTGtgccaggataaagtgactaaggggGCAGTTGAAATTGGTGAGGGAGCAACATTTTTGGtggttcttgcattggaattatataGAATTCTGCTTCTATCACAATAAACATACAGTTCAAAGGCTGAGACTCCGAGGCCATTGAGTGCTTTTGAAGTGACAGGTTGGTGCGAAATCTGTAGCCCATCTCCGCTGCGCTGTATCAATACAATAGACAGCGCCCTACACACTAAAGCAATGCCACTTTGGTAATAATATAGGCTACAAGATAGATATGCTGTTTGTAAAAGGTGAATTACCTTATGTGAATGCAGCCCTCTTACCAAAATaatgcaaactaaatgctgaaagtagtagcctagttATTCATGCAAAAAAATTGGGCTTTGAATACTGACACAACTGCGAATGCGAACGAATGAATgcgaacagaacaaaacagaggtaggCCTACTATAGGCCTATAAACAAAATATCAGATCAATAAAGGCATAACACAATCTATATTTGGCGGCTTTTTATGGAAATCCAAAGGAGTCATACCTAACCACCCGGTGGCTTCCCATAGCCcccctacacacaaacacactgcgcGGCGCgctctgtccatggtgctgatacaGCGCAGCAGAGGTACAGATTTCTCGccaacctgtcactcaatcattttaacttttatgctatttttatataAGGACATACAACTAAAACTGAGGGGACACAAGTTTCAACTGAGGGGGCCAAGTCCCCTTTTGCCCTCTCGTGGAACCGGACCCGCTTTAATAACTGGGCCATATTCCCCAGATAACCCTTACCCAAATATTTTCTCCAAGATATAACTTGGACAGAATTGAGTGTCCTTATGACGTTCTCTAAAAATGTCAGAGAATCTGCTTTATTTATTGTTTGAAAGGTTTCTCTTTGTAATAGTGAAAGTGTAAGTTAGTCAGTTGAGTTAGTCAGATgtcatgagacatcccaaaaaatctgtcttctcacagaaacgtctgtagcgtccgaactaATGTGACCACTCTAtgaaaagatgagactctcacaaacacggtggtgttctctgttttgctctacgaacCCCACAAGCACCACAGAACTCTGTCAATAATGCTGATATGCCAATTTCTGTTTGTAGCAtacatttcctaagtctgaatcaGGCCCTTATCAACCAAGTAAGCGTcacctacatttacattacattttaatcatttagcagacactcttaaccagagcaacttacagtagtgaatgcatacatttcataaaaaatgtttttcccatactggtcccctgtggaagtcgaacccacaaccctggcgttgcaaacaccatgctctaccaactgagccacacaggacacaTAAGTCCCTCATCACTTTTGTCTCCCCTTCAGGGAGTGTACAGTATCCAAATCTGTACGTGTGTGCATACAGATGTTTAAACTAAATTAAATGATACTGTAGAATTCAGTAGAAGAATGAAGGATGAATTTGAGTAATTGTTGAGTCATCAAGGCTCCTGGTTTTATCTTTTGAAGAGAGTTGAAGAAAGGGTGAATAACGTCATTAGCATTTTTGATACAATTTGGgaggagagacaacaacaaccaagaAGGGAACTTTTGACGGGGGAATGCACTGAAGGAATTTCTACTGCAggtatgtaggcctactgtatcacAAGCACATAGTTCACAAGATGGTTCAACATTTGTCTCCTCTGACAAAAACACTACATCCATTTTAATAACTCAGAGCAGTGCTCCCTTCACAGGGAAATACAGAGAATGAAGTactgtaatacattttttataaactTAAACAAATACAGTTATGGATAGATCAAAACAGACATTATTAATTTTATTGAATCATGGGGGGAAATTAGTAGTCAAATTTATTCAAGGCAATATTTACTTTATCACAGTTAATTTGAATTAAAATTATTATATGCAATATATTTCACTTGGCTGGAAGTAGCTAAATGGCATCTGTTTCAGACATCAATTGTTTCACCCTCTAATCCCATGAGGTAATGAAATGTTTTGGGGGAAAATCTGCATAAATGTAGTCTAAAATTACTTGTTGCCATAGCTACCTCCTCATAATCTCTGCTGAAAGTGAGAGGAACACCATGTAGACTTGTCTCTTGATTGACAGAACACGAACACGAATCTGAATCAGAGCCATGCTCTCTAAAGTAAGGAAGCTGCATGAACATCAATATTTCTGACATCTGTAAGGCGGAGGCTTCTGTGTGCCTCTCTTTCTAAAGGTGGAAAAACACTTTCCTCATCTCAGAAAACAAATGGTTTTCTTGTCATTTGTCCAAGGACAATAGCCAGATCCATTTTTGCCCAGCACAAGAGAAAGTGGATAATGTGGCTTTCTGTTGTTCAGCACTGCTCAATTGTGGTAATTACTAATTGCAAAGGTTTAAGAAAAAGACCATGGGAGAAAATAACCTACAAACAAAAATAAATTCTGCAAGGAGACAATGACCCTGAGATAAAGTTAACAATTCAATACCTTTCATCTGTCTGCTTGTGTTAAATAATTTGTGCAGTACTTACGCAATTCATATACAGTGCAGAGACTAGACCTAATTGAAATGATAAACAGAGCAATATTCGTACACAATATTATGGAACAATAATTTAATACCACTGTGTCCAATGCTCACATGAGTAACAGCTTAATTCTCCGGTGTGTACAGAATAGGCTTGTCATCCATGTGTTCACTGATAGGTGTGCTGAAGGTGGCATTCTTCTTGAATGGGGTATCCCTGGTTCTCACCGCTGTCACACCCTGAGACGGCAGAACATGGTACAGGACATGTTTTCTTGCTGTTGTTTAAAAAGGTTTTTGTGTAGACTGTAGAGTATTATCAGACTACAGTGAAACGTATGCCAGGTATGCTATTATTACAGTATCTGCTGCTCGTTTAAGGCTTAAATGAACTGAGTTAAAAAGTGGATGAGATCCATCATTTCATTCAGAAATCGACAGTACCCTGTACCAGCTGTGCTCTTTAAAGTCTATTGGCAGAATCTAATAAGATGTCTTATTGAAGGGCTCCTTGAAACCACATTCAAAATTGAGGCTTGTAAATAGTCATCAAATATGACACCAAAATTACAAACATATGCTAAATCCTTTTCATTTGTTAATATCTTACATATCAACATCCATCAAATACTAAAACTCAAGGGCCAGATGTCCAACAATAATGATGGTTTaattgcaaaaataaaatacagattGTGCAGTAGAGATTAAATACAGTGTTAGGAGTGAGTCCCAAAGAGTACAAACCTAAGAATACTTAAGAATAAAATGATTGCTTTTTTTACACACTCATGTAATGTTTTACTGAGTTATGGGTATGTGGGAGGTCTCTTCCAGCAATTTATTGTATTCAATTTTGTAAGTGGAATAGCCAAGCAACAAATGcttcacaaacacagacagaccacTAACTCCACAGTCACTGTACTATAGCAGAGTAAATGACACATCACACACAAGCTGACTTAATAATTGAAAATAATAAAGATTATAAAATGTAGCAAAGGCATTTTGTCTAGTGTTGACTATAATGTTGCGCAGCCATCCAGTAATAGTGAAAACATGGCGCTCTGTCCATTTATGATAATGTAGAGCCTGTTATGTAAATGGGGGAGTAATGTAATAATCAGACCAACCTGTATCTGATGATGATTCTCACTCCAAAAGGTAATTGCCTGATCGCTTTTGTAGTCATGCTCCTAATCACAGCAAAACAAGAATGCATTAGAAATGAACATTCTGTTCAAATATGAGTTGAATGCTGCTGTCAGTTTTATATGTGAAAGAGATAGGAAAATTATAAATGGTAGCTAGTCCCAAAACAAGGTGTCTCACAAAGAGTGGATCATGTTCATAAAATATACTTGATTTAGAAGACCTTTAGTGGTGAAGGCAGGGAAGGCTGAAAGCCTTCAACTTTGTAGTCCTCTTTGGTAGTGGAGCAGAACTCTGTTTTGGGAGGCTCAGGGTTAAAttctgcatgtgtctgctcactgtgggatagaggaggagggccATACCAGCATGAGAACCTACAGCAATATCCTTATCTGTCTCTGCTACTCTGACTAtaacgtcctgaccagtataaggattatttgctattgtagtctggtcaggacgtggcagagggtattttgtttatgagTTTCAGGGTGAtggtgtatgtagtagggtgtttgatttattatttccgggttttggtctatgttctatgttttgtatttctatgttctttctggtttgttgtatttctatgttcaggttgatggggggttggactctcaattggaggcaggtgctttctcgtaacctttgattgagagtcctatatatggataattgtttggtttgatgttgtgggagattgtttcttgttttgcctgtgcgAGCATGACAAGACTGGTTTGTTGTGcgtgagttcttcgtttttgttattttggtgttctctttatttaaaataaatataagatgagcatccacattcctgctgcgttttggtcctctattcccgacgacaaccgttacactgacattgtttttccacattttcacaTTGCTGAACAACTTTAGATCACTATTTTTAAATCTATCAGTAGCTGCATTGCTGTGTGTAAGGTCTATGCAGTGATAAAGGCTAGTTATTCTTAGGCTTACATGATTAGTGCATGAATATGCATAAAAAATACATTCATTACCATGCGAATCAAAATAATATTGTTCCACTGTTATTCTACATTATTCATACAGGTTGTCATAACATACTTATTTGTGGTGTAAACTCCCTGTTCTATCTCTTCATAACTGGTGTCCACAGATCCAGATTTAATTCTCACGTTGAGCAGCTTCCAAGAAGTGTTATGTTGACATTTACTCTTACTGTTTCCCTACAGCAGACTACTGCCATGGAAAAACAAAGCAACACTCTCCAAACCACTATTCTGTCTGGAATCTTTTAAAGGTTCTATGACTAATGctacttatttaaatgtatgtTATTTTTGTCATAAACTAGTTAGAGCCTTGTTAATGTTCTTTACATTTAACTTTGAGCATTCAATAAAAATCTAGGTCAGTTTTGTGACTGTGTGGTTTTGTATGGCATAAGTCAGTGATTATGAGTTGAGACTCTCCCCTCCAACAACCAGTTTTAACCGTCTTACCTCCCTTTGTTAAAATCACTTGTTGGGGATGTTAACCACATTGTTGGGGATGCATTCTATTAACCACATTACAATGCACATAAATGTTAAATCAGATAATAAAGTCAAATCAAAAAGCACAATGTTTTCATAGAACTGTAAAACTAACTAAGACTTGTAAATTACATCACTTTCCTCCTACCAGTTCTGCTCAAGACATGGATTGAACAGTGTTGTGTCACGTCTCGAGTAAGTCACAtcgtaaaaaaatataaatatttcaaGCTTGAATGTGTTGTTCACATTATGATAACTGTTATGAAATGAAACTTTGGTCAATTAGGCCTACCTTATTTTCTTGAGCAGATCATTTTCCAAAAGTTCTCCTCTGAGGccttaacaaataaaaaaaaataaaagatgggCAAAACACATACCGAACTCTAAAAGGCTTGAGTGAATTTTAATCAAGTCAGCCAGTGAGAGCGTATGAACAGTTTGCACAGTAGTAAGGTTACAGTATGTTGGAATGTTGCGTGGTATCCACTGAATCTAAAACTCATTCCAGGAAAAATCTATTCAAGGTCGGCTGGATGTAGGATGCTTATTGGTGTTCAATGTTCTTATTCTGTGCCTACCTCTTTGTCTCACCCCATGACCCTTGGGAGGGGTGAAAGCAGCATTCACTGTGGTGACACCTTGAACTTTGGATGGCAGATCCATAGTGAGAATCCCTTTATGTCCATTTTTGTGGATGTGCGCTCTGGGCCTCTCATTGTCAAGGACGGCAGTGGCCCGCTGAATGAATGTAATTCCAAAGATTAATAAAAAGCTGTGCCATGTGTGACAACATATTGTTGTTTTCAATAATTTGTAATTAGTTAAAGGAGTGACTTGTACTATTTACCTTTTAATGATGGCACTCATAGCTAACTGAGAAAACAGGAGGGAGAGCATGCAAGCCCTCATATACCTGAACTTGGCTATACATGTAGGCCTACGGCTAActtacatctctctctcgctctcacacacgcacacacaccactaccAGCTTTCATAttgagacaacttttgccaagaaaaaaacctcacctcCTCTACCCAGTTATACAGCAAACATTTTCCAATAGATTTTTGTTCAACAGAAGCGTCCAATGCAGTCATTATATTTTCATTACAATGCACTTAGTTAGTAGTGTGAAATCGCTCATTTATCTTGTGAAACCAAGATAAttgaggtagctagctagcttgcttctAGCTAAATGTAGCTACCACTATTTATTATTCTGTTGTGGAAGTGTAACCCTAGCAACTGTAAACAAACGACATCGTGACGTCATTCCTCGAAAATAAGCGTAGAGATCCTTTTGGGTCTTTGCgggtcaaataagcttgttgaccaatcagggcctgaatatgactgcacgtcacataataatttaacaagtttataaaaatgtttacttagttattacacattgattacaccatcactcgtatttcatatgtcacagcattcaccgatacgtatgctatgatgttGGTAAAGTTTTGACTCGCGCACCCGCCGCTGATGCAAAGATGTGGTACTCTATCATTTCCCTGAGCCTGGAAATGACTCGTATGTTCTCATCTATCTGTGGCTGCTGCTATTGAAAGCAGACACACTTCCCCAAGCTCTgggacagtgctggtcataaaaaaagatAGCTAGCTGacggatgcaaacaatgttcttccccaaaaacatagcgaaacgacataatctgtttcagtagctatagttagctagctaactatctagcTAGGTGTCATAATCTAAAATACCCCTAATTTATAAAACAGTTATTTAATTAATGATGGGCGGACACACCTATGTGAAGCCagacacaataaggattagccacaatagttgATTTTGGAGTTTGCCCTGAAAATAAAAGTATCCCATTgaaagtgatgcaaatgaatgcaAATAGAATAtatcatgctaaacgaggtt is a window from the Salmo trutta chromosome 23, fSalTru1.1, whole genome shotgun sequence genome containing:
- the spag8 gene encoding sperm-associated antigen 8: MTALDASVEQKSIGKCLLYNWVEERATAVLDNERPRAHIHKNGHKGILTMDLPSKVQGVTTVNAAFTPPKGHGVRQRGLRGELLENDLLKKISEQTHAEFNPEPPKTEFCSTTKEDYKVEGFQPSLPSPLKEHDYKSDQAITFWSENHHQIQGVTAVRTRDTPFKKNATFSTPISEHMDDKPILYTPEN